A genome region from Erigeron canadensis isolate Cc75 chromosome 3, C_canadensis_v1, whole genome shotgun sequence includes the following:
- the LOC122592160 gene encoding pentatricopeptide repeat-containing protein At2g46050, mitochondrial, whose translation MRLCSTRFLHFPFINSGAERKRNQSINLFYYFSALKISATKGVSLRVKQLHSPMIKLGYTNTLSLLNNLLSFYIRSNQTNHAYKLFDEMLVRNVMTWNTLLRDSDMGFCYFKRMLWEKVNPDRVTCLNVVSLSINAGKDEMGRQFHCWIMKSGFCKDCYVSSCLVNMYAKFGFVYDARRVFDCVLEKDLVLWNVMVSCYALNALSDDGFRVFWMMRSEGVKGDEFTYTSLVNCCASLAYRELGMQIHCLVFRYGFDMDVVVASALIDLYAKNVNIIDARKVFSCMLPRNMISWNTMIVGYGQCGDGKEAMKLLTKMLQEWFSPDDLTLASVVSSCGDLSLSNEILQVHSYALKKGIVSFLSVSNALVNAHSKCGNLSYALKLFSSIDKPDLVSYTSMVQAYAFHGHSRKAIELFKKMLLERVVNPDKIMFLGVLSACSHGGLVSEGIHYFESMTKDYNIIPELEHYTCLVDLLGRAGLVYEAFRVLVSMPMPPEPDTLGAFMGHCKVHQNLELAKWAGEELFMLEPNKNVNYALLSNALAYSGKWFEVAKVRKKMRDNCCLKIPGVSWLEIAGEAHTFVSRDESHPRCSELYHVLKSLYSLIAPHLVFTD comes from the coding sequence ATGAGACTCTGTAGCACAAGATTCCTTCATTTTCCTTTCATCAACTCTGGAGCAGAGCGTAAGCGTAATCAAAGCATCAAtcttttttactattttagtgCTTTGAAAATCTCAGCTACGAAGGGTGTTTCCCTGCGAGTGAAACAACTACATTCCCCTATGATTAAGCTAGGTTACACTAACACATTATCTTTACTAAACAATCTTTTAAGCTTTTATATAAGATCCAATCAAACCAATCATGCATACaaactgtttgatgaaatgcttgTAAGAAATGTGATGACTTGGAACACTTTGCTTCGTGATTCGGATatgggtttttgttattttaaaagaATGTTGTGGGAAAAGGTCAACCCGGATCGTGTTACTTGTTTGAATGTAGTTAGTTTATCGATTAATGCAGGGAAGGATGAAATGGGTAGGCAGTTTCACTGTTGGATTATGAAATCGGGGTTTTGTAAAGATTGTTATGTGAGCAGTTGTCTTGTTAATATGTATGCTAAGTTTGGATTTGTTTATGACGCGAGGCGGGTTTTTGATTGTGTGTTGGAGAAAGACTTGGTTTTGTGGAATGTGATGGTGTCTTGTTATGCGTTGAATGCGTTGAGTGATGACGGTTTTAGAGTCTTTTGGATGATGAGGAGTGAGGGTGTTAAGGGTGATGAGTTCACGTATACAAGTTTGGTAAATTGTTGTGCTAGTTTAGCGTATCGTGAACTAGGAATGCAAATACATTGTCTTGTGTTTAGATACGGTTTTGATATGGACGTGGTAGTGGCTAGTGCTCTTATTGATTTGTATGCGAAGAATGTGAACATCATTGATGCTCGCAAAGTGTTTAGCTGTATGCTTCCAAGAAACATGATCTCTTGGAACACTATGATTGTGGGGTATGGACAATGTGGCGATGGAAAGGAAGCTATGAAGCTATTAACGAAGATGTTACAAGAATGGTTTTCCCCTGATGATTTGACTTTGGCTAGTGTCGTTAGCTCGTGTGGGGATCTCTCTTTAAGCAATGAAATTCTTCAAGTCCATTCTTACGCGTTAAAAAAGGGGATTGTATCATTTTTATCGGTTTCCAATGCTCTTGTAAACGCACACTCCAAATGTGGAAACCTATCTTATGCCTTGAAATTATTTAGCTCAATTGATAAACCTGATCTTGTGTCATATACTTCTATGGTTCAAGCATATGCGTTTCATGGTCATTCAAGAAAGGCCATCGAACTTTTCAAGAAAATGTTACTGGAACGTGTTGTAAATCCTGATAAGATTATGTTTCTTGGTGTTCTTTCTGCATGTAGCCATGGTGGATTAGTAAGCGAAGGTATCCATTACTTTGAATCAATGACCAAAGATTATAACATTATACCGGAACTAGAGCATTACACTTGCCTCGTTGACCTTCTTGGACGAGCTGGTCTAGTATATGAGGCTTTTAGGGTTCTGGTTTCAATGCCAATGCCGCCTGAACCGGACACACTTGGAGCTTTCATGGGACACTGTAAAGTCCATCAAAATCTTGAGCTAGCAAAATGGGCAGGTGAAGAACTTTTCATGTTGGAGCCAAACAAGAATGTGAACTATGCTCTGTTGTCAAATGCATTAGCTTATTCTGGGAAATGGTTTGAAGTGGCCAAAGTTCGTAAGAAGATGCGAGATAATTGTTGTTTAAAGATACCAGGCGTTAGTTGGTTAGAGATTGCTGGTGAGGCTCATACTTTTGTTTCTAGAGATGAATCCCATCCACGATGCTCAGAGTTATACCACGTGTTAAAATCATTGTATAGTTTGATAGCTCCGCATTTAGTTTTTACAGATTGA
- the LOC122594150 gene encoding uncharacterized protein LOC122594150 produces MALESHDSILGLLYFIKFYLFISFCFFTTTIALSYEDNSFTISRFTYSKTSLGPYDWRYIRVDLPTSFSLVTIALESDVNLDKSYVKKANSYNLPMLCIREGSPPLPDAYNTSLSGLVLDPVSNESLGTESLQFADKCYPMQKNILLRLTNEQISPGVWYFGLFNGIGSMRTQGKMINRGSGYSFSGNVSVEGCIGPSISGQFCNQTIDQLSCVDQNSTQVNVVSCRNNNESSCSDPNEAKVYALDLLGLYDEAIISIVNIEVNQSQLSNGASNYSSISLMCYVRHGAMPSSSIHDYSGNIIDAPLAIQSPKVGRWYITILPLDLSNGTMGNMKACYSLLWQMRQCPQNKAGLNCMWERYMLQTMLRKNPSVPFESYYLPMNDKGSSHSSNFLLEPLLSNSSLGQSQHFAWTYFLVDIPLGAAGGSIHVRINVDTKWNHEIYALYGGLPFEDKWDYFYANTTSNSNCSMFFKLYDSDEKHIGFYIVYARGGTWGFGIKHLTSSHQIQSQSTMAISVERCPKSCSSHGTCQNDVDMSGLSLYSYCSCDRTHGGFDCSVELVSHRGHLLQSISLIASNAAFVFPAFWALHQKAFAEWVLYTSSGISSGLYHACDVGSWCALSFHVLQFMDFWLSFMAVVSTFVYLAAINESSKRTIHTVVAILTALMAETGATRSSNIVLVIAIGAIGLLAGWLIEFFTHYKRFSFSAELLLNMLHRWQTIKGWFHNLVKTLLRRFRWFFVLAGFIALAMAAISWSLESPESYWYWHSMWHVSIYTSSFFFLCSKVNVIDCENQGSTGTAYQLTRQDSLSRGEDQQ; encoded by the exons ATGGCCCTGGAATCCCATGATTCGATTCTGGGTCTTctttatttcattaaattttacctttttattagtttttgtttttttactacTACTATAGCTCTTTCATATGAAGATAATTCTTTCACAATTTCAAGATTTACTTACAGTAAAACTTCACTCGGACCATATGATTGGCGTTATATCAGAG TTGATTTACCTACATCATTTTCTTTGGTGACTATCGCTTTAGAGTCTGATGTAAACCTT GATAAAAGTTATGTTAAGAAAGCAAACAGCTATAATCTACCAATGTTGTGCATTCGTGAAGGCAGCCCCCCTTTGCCTGATGCATATAACACCTCTTTAAGTGGTTTAG TGTTGGATCCTGTATCTAATGAATCTTTGGGTACGGAAAGCCTTCAATTTGCCGATAAATGTTATCCCATGCAGAAAAATATTCTATTAAGACTCACAAACGAGCAG ATTTCTCCAGGAGTATGGTACTTTGGGCTATTTAATGGCATCGGATCAATGAGGACACAAGGAAAGATG ATAAATCGAGGGTCAGGTTATTCTTTCAGTGGAAATGTTAGCGTTGAAGGGTGTATAGGCCCATCTATCTCAGGCCAGTTCTGTAACCAAACCATCGACCAACTCTCTTGCGTTGACCAGAATTCAACTCAAGTCAATGTTGTTTCTTGTAGGAACAACAATGAAAGCTCATGTAGTGATCCAAATGAAGCAAAAGTCTATGCTTTGGACTTGCTCGGACTTTATGATGAAGCAATTATTTCAATTGTGAACATCGAAGTTAACCAAAGTCAACTTTCAAATGGGGCAAGCAATTATAGTAGTATCAGCTTAATGTGTTATGTTCGGCATGGTGCCATGCCATCGTCATCTATTCATGATTATTCAGGGAACATCATTGATGCCCCTTTGGCTATACAATCGCCCAAAGTTGGTCGGTGGTATATAACCATTTTGCCCCTGGACCTCTCAAATGGAACGATGGGGAACATGAAGGCTTGCTATTCGTTGCTGTGGCAAATGCGTCAATGTCCTCAAAATAAAGCTGGTTTGAACTGTATGTGGGAACGATATATGCTCCAG ACGATGCTGAGGAAAAATCCTTCTGTTCCGTTCGAATCATATTATTTGCCCATGAACGATAAAGGATCTTCTCATTCATCTAATTTCCTTCTTGAGCCTCTTCTTAGCAATAGTTCGCTTGGTCAAAGTCAACATTTTGCATGGACTTATTTTCTAGTAGACATCCCATTGGGTGCAGCTGGAGGAAGCATTCATGTTCGAATAAATGTGGATACTAAATGGAATCATGAAATTTATGCGTTATATGGTGGATTACCATTTGAAGATAAATGGGATTACTTCTATGCCAACACGACTAGTAATAGTAATTGTTCTATGTTTTTTAAGCTGTATGATTCAGATGAGAAACATATTGGTTTTTATATCGTCTATGCTAGAGGTGGAACTTGGGGCTTTGGTATCAAACATCTCACTTCTTCTCATCAGATTCAGAGTCAAAGTACTATGGCTATTTCGGTTGAAAGATGCCCAAAAAGCTGCTCTTCTCACGGGACATGTCAAAATGATGTTGATATGAGCGGATTATCACTATACAG CTATTGTTCGTGTGATCGTACTCATGGAGGCTTTGATTGTAGTGTGGAACTTGTCTCCCATCGAG GACATTTATTGCAATCAATTTCACTTATAGCATCAAATGCTGCATTCGTATTCCCTGCCTTTTGGGCCCTGCATCAGAAG GCATTTGCAGAGTGGGTTCTCTATACTTCTAGTGGTATTTCAAGCGGATTATATCATGCATGTGACGTTGGCAGTTGGTGCGCACTATCTTTTCATGTTTTACAG TTCATGGATTTCTGGCTTTCGTTCATGGCTGTAGTGAGCACATTTGTATACTTGGCTGCCATTAATGAATCTTCAAAGAGGACAATTCATACGGTTGTTGCCATTCTTACAGCACTCATGGCTGAAACTGGAGCAACGAG GTCCTCCAATATTGTTCTTGTAATAGCAATTGGAGCAATTGGCCTTCTTGCTGGTTGGCTGATCGAGTTCTTCACTCATTATAAACGATTCTCGTTTTCTGCAGAACTTTTACTGAATATGCTCCATAG GTGGCAGACAATCAAAGGATGGTTTCATAACCTTGTAAAGACACTTCTTAGACGTTTTCGGTGGTTTTTTGTGCTTGCTGGATTCATTGCATTAGCAATGGCTGCCATAAGCTGGAGTCTTGAATCACCCGAAAGCTACTGGTATTGGCACAG CATGTGGCACGTATCGATATACACTTCTTCCTTCTTTTTTCTCTGCTCAAAGGTGAATGTAATCGACTGTGAGAATCAAGGGTCTACAGGCACAGCGTATCAGTTGACTCGACAAGATTCTCTCTCAAGAGGTGAAGACCAACAGTGA